A region of Myxococcus stipitatus DSM 14675 DNA encodes the following proteins:
- a CDS encoding glycosyltransferase, with amino-acid sequence MAGSPRVLLLAERFPPDIGGLARSGARTAGALARMGARVDVLAWTRSAAPGALSSAEDASGVTLHRLGLFGSTDLSMQHTLDVLGHLHSKRRYELVWGHYLSPPGFLAVVFAASVGIASTVSARGNDVDQQMFPPGDFARLLWTLQRADVLTAASADLGRKMSLLLGRDARVEVIPNAVDARVFSPGPADPALRERLGIAPDEVVLGFSGELRHKKGLPFLLSALSEVRRVRPACLLVIGEVRPRDAEHLVAFRAEHPEDGARIVVSGALATTEDIAAHLRLCDVYLQPSLWEGMPNALLEAMACARPVIASDAGGIPEAVDSKHNGFVVPKALLNHLGQACLDVLSMSDAQRAAMGAAARERILERFVAGNEEEALRRVLTRAVPSSPG; translated from the coding sequence ATGGCTGGCTCCCCCCGTGTGCTCCTCCTCGCTGAACGCTTCCCGCCCGATATCGGAGGGCTCGCCCGCAGTGGGGCGAGGACCGCTGGGGCGCTCGCGAGGATGGGTGCGCGGGTGGATGTGCTCGCGTGGACGCGCTCGGCGGCACCGGGGGCCTTGAGCTCGGCGGAGGACGCGAGCGGGGTGACGCTGCACCGGCTGGGGTTGTTTGGAAGCACGGACCTGTCCATGCAGCACACGTTGGACGTGCTGGGACACCTGCACTCCAAGCGGCGCTACGAGCTGGTGTGGGGGCACTACCTGTCGCCGCCGGGGTTCCTCGCCGTCGTGTTCGCGGCCTCGGTGGGGATTGCGTCCACGGTGAGCGCTCGAGGCAATGACGTGGACCAGCAGATGTTCCCGCCCGGCGACTTCGCGCGGCTGTTGTGGACGCTCCAGCGCGCGGACGTGCTCACCGCGGCCTCCGCGGACCTGGGGCGCAAGATGAGCCTGTTGCTCGGAAGGGATGCGCGCGTCGAGGTCATCCCCAACGCCGTCGACGCCCGCGTGTTCTCACCGGGCCCCGCGGACCCGGCGCTGCGCGAGCGGCTGGGCATTGCTCCGGACGAGGTGGTGCTGGGGTTCTCCGGCGAGCTGCGCCACAAGAAGGGCCTGCCGTTCCTGCTGTCCGCGCTCTCCGAGGTGCGGCGCGTGCGGCCCGCGTGTCTGCTCGTCATCGGTGAGGTGCGTCCTCGCGACGCGGAGCACCTGGTCGCCTTCCGCGCCGAGCACCCCGAGGATGGGGCGCGCATCGTCGTCTCGGGCGCGCTCGCGACGACGGAGGACATCGCCGCGCACCTGCGGCTGTGTGATGTGTATCTCCAGCCGTCGCTGTGGGAGGGCATGCCGAACGCGCTGCTGGAGGCGATGGCGTGTGCCCGTCCCGTCATCGCCAGCGACGCGGGGGGCATCCCCGAGGCGGTGGACTCGAAGCACAACGGCTTCGTCGTGCCGAAGGCCCTGCTGAACCACCTGGGGCAGGCGTGCCTGGATGTGTTGTCGATGTCCGATGCTCAGCGCGCCGCGATGGGGGCGGCCGCACGGGAGCGCATCCTGGAGCGCTTCGTGGCGGGCAACGAAGAGGAGGCGCTGCGCCGCGTGCTCACGCGCGCGGTTCCGTCTTCTCCAGGTTGA
- a CDS encoding glycosyltransferase family 4 protein, which translates to MASASGIIYASFDRFPSPKGAAVHIRAFVEALGAAFGGVELLALRDGATASTTPSPLVEGVTYHPMEARGRDLVAQALSFRTNLAAWWRNKPRASVVHVRSIFEGYPVARRKEALTDKLVFEVNGLPSIELKYHHPDVADDAELMLKLVAQEDTCITRADLLITPSEVTAEYLVKRGAEPSRVRVIPNGVELEVFRHAPPRAWTPERPVRLLYSGTMTSWQGVHHAIEALRLLRAELPAVLTLVGPLRKHQRKVLLDRCGDLLLEGAVELREPLPQDALAALHHDCDAVLVPLPANDRNCVQGCCPLKLLEAMASGTPVIASNLPVVRTLASPEEVFLVRPGSPKAIAEAVKTLRANPDLGPALSTRARARVERDFSWRRAREALVRAYEELGMTRKPLAMQPLNLEKTEPRA; encoded by the coding sequence GTGGCCTCCGCGTCCGGCATCATCTACGCCTCGTTCGACCGCTTCCCGTCGCCCAAGGGAGCAGCCGTGCACATCCGGGCCTTCGTCGAAGCCCTGGGCGCGGCCTTCGGAGGGGTGGAGCTGCTGGCGCTGCGCGATGGAGCCACCGCGAGCACGACTCCCTCTCCACTCGTGGAGGGAGTGACGTACCACCCGATGGAGGCCCGGGGCCGCGACCTGGTCGCCCAGGCGCTGTCCTTCCGGACGAACCTGGCGGCCTGGTGGAGGAACAAGCCCAGGGCCTCCGTGGTCCACGTGCGCTCCATCTTCGAGGGCTACCCGGTGGCTCGCCGCAAGGAGGCCCTGACGGACAAGCTGGTGTTCGAGGTGAACGGGCTGCCGTCCATCGAGCTGAAGTATCACCACCCGGATGTCGCGGACGACGCGGAGCTGATGCTCAAGCTGGTGGCGCAAGAGGACACCTGCATCACCCGCGCGGACCTCCTCATCACCCCCAGCGAGGTGACGGCGGAGTACCTGGTGAAGCGCGGCGCGGAGCCCTCGCGCGTGCGAGTGATTCCGAATGGCGTGGAGCTGGAGGTGTTCCGCCACGCCCCTCCGCGCGCGTGGACTCCGGAGCGTCCGGTGCGGCTGCTCTACAGCGGGACGATGACGTCGTGGCAGGGTGTCCACCACGCCATCGAGGCGCTGCGGCTCCTGCGCGCGGAGCTTCCCGCGGTGCTGACGTTGGTGGGCCCGCTGCGCAAGCACCAGCGCAAGGTGCTGCTGGACCGCTGCGGAGACCTGCTGCTGGAGGGCGCGGTGGAGCTGCGCGAGCCGTTGCCGCAGGACGCGCTGGCGGCGCTGCATCACGACTGCGACGCGGTGCTGGTGCCGCTGCCGGCGAACGACCGGAACTGCGTGCAGGGTTGCTGCCCGTTGAAGCTGCTGGAGGCGATGGCCTCGGGCACGCCCGTCATCGCGTCGAACCTGCCCGTGGTGCGCACGCTGGCGTCCCCCGAGGAGGTGTTCCTGGTGCGGCCCGGCTCACCCAAGGCCATCGCGGAGGCGGTGAAGACGCTGCGCGCGAACCCGGACCTGGGCCCCGCCCTGAGCACGAGGGCCCGCGCGCGCGTGGAGCGGGACTTCTCGTGGCGGCGGGCTCGCGAGGCCCTGGTGCGGGCCTACGAGGAGCTGGGGATGACGCGGAAGCCGCTCGCGATGCAACCGCTCAACCTGGAGAAGACGGAACCGCGCGCGTGA